One genomic region from Streptomyces venezuelae encodes:
- a CDS encoding PIG-L family deacetylase — MPVRLPRRPAVLSRRGTSRRRVVTTAVTTVLVGGTFAGLLSVTTAPDSSAAASVPLPSRAPAEAPVKVRGVEAPAAADGASVVQIVAHPDDDLFFMNPDTSQSIHSGNPLTSVYLTSGESDGVNARPRDAAGAQPDKAGYAEARQNGIRAAYAEMATGSRTSLWDRVAIPTAGGATAELDILRAKPHVKLVWLQMREAGATNGDRPESLNGLWHGRISALASQRASGTPVAADFTYTKEQVVATVTGILERFRPTFVRMQDPTSGKVAGSDRYQDHQDHLYGARFVQAALARYAELPGHPHVGVQNYLGYPTSVLPHTLDPETADAKLKTLKTYAWMDGVNDCGTLAGCGDLKVAARPAGRGWAQTIRYARGTSTSWVQRDRDGGLHAFSVLDGRLATWRKATGSAAWRGPVLLPGGGLDSGVTSALLPDGRLAVFGTRTTIGTGPADYRREVVTAEQTAAGGGFGPWRSLGTPERDDAQGTSDISAPAVTVGPDGRTTLVLRDSGHLLAARERGTDGLWGPWRTLGGADVHGDPVAATDATGRGYVFASTPNTVLAWAAQRPGGPLAGPVRTGLPPTTLALSASPAPGGEGVRLWFRKPASNDLRTADFTGGGLMSPMRELAGGVAGFGPVSGSMGGSTGGSVGGSRGSASVDGDGMLAVRSRTGVLATAPLARGGTRPTWRLERFLFSGAPDAGTDGVAAIGLDGKLHWTPADR, encoded by the coding sequence ATGCCCGTCCGTCTCCCCCGCCGTCCCGCCGTCCTCTCCCGCCGCGGGACCTCCCGCCGCAGGGTCGTCACGACGGCCGTGACGACCGTCCTGGTGGGCGGCACCTTCGCCGGTCTGCTGTCGGTGACGACGGCGCCGGACTCGTCGGCGGCCGCGTCGGTCCCGCTGCCCTCACGGGCACCGGCGGAGGCGCCGGTGAAGGTGCGTGGCGTCGAGGCGCCGGCCGCCGCCGACGGCGCGTCCGTGGTGCAGATCGTGGCGCACCCCGACGACGACCTGTTCTTCATGAACCCGGACACCTCACAGTCCATCCACTCCGGCAACCCCCTGACCTCCGTCTACCTGACCTCCGGCGAGTCGGACGGCGTCAACGCCCGTCCGCGCGACGCCGCCGGGGCGCAGCCCGACAAGGCGGGGTACGCGGAGGCCCGGCAGAACGGCATCCGCGCCGCGTACGCCGAGATGGCCACGGGCAGCCGCACCAGCCTCTGGGACCGGGTCGCGATACCCACGGCCGGCGGGGCGACCGCCGAGCTGGACATCCTGCGGGCGAAGCCGCACGTGAAGCTGGTGTGGCTGCAGATGCGCGAGGCCGGGGCGACCAACGGCGACCGCCCCGAGAGCCTCAACGGCCTGTGGCACGGCCGGATATCCGCGCTCGCCTCCCAGCGCGCCTCCGGCACCCCGGTCGCGGCGGACTTCACGTACACCAAGGAACAGGTCGTCGCGACGGTGACCGGGATCCTGGAGCGCTTCCGGCCCACCTTCGTACGGATGCAGGACCCGACCTCCGGCAAGGTCGCCGGTTCGGACCGCTACCAGGACCATCAGGACCACCTGTACGGGGCGCGGTTCGTCCAGGCCGCGCTCGCCCGGTACGCGGAGCTCCCCGGGCACCCGCACGTCGGCGTGCAGAACTACCTCGGCTACCCGACCAGCGTCCTGCCGCACACCCTCGACCCCGAGACGGCGGACGCGAAGCTGAAGACCCTCAAGACGTACGCGTGGATGGACGGCGTCAACGACTGCGGGACCCTCGCGGGCTGCGGCGACCTGAAGGTGGCCGCGCGGCCCGCCGGGCGGGGCTGGGCGCAGACCATCCGGTACGCCCGGGGCACCTCCACCTCCTGGGTGCAGCGCGACCGGGACGGCGGGCTGCACGCCTTCTCCGTCCTCGACGGACGCCTCGCGACCTGGCGGAAGGCGACGGGCTCGGCGGCGTGGCGGGGGCCGGTGCTGCTGCCCGGCGGCGGACTGGACAGCGGGGTCACCTCCGCGCTGCTGCCCGACGGCCGCCTGGCCGTCTTCGGGACCCGGACCACGATCGGCACCGGCCCGGCGGACTACCGGCGCGAGGTGGTGACGGCCGAGCAGACCGCGGCGGGCGGCGGCTTCGGCCCGTGGCGCTCGCTCGGCACGCCCGAGCGGGACGACGCCCAGGGCACCTCCGACATCAGCGCGCCCGCCGTGACCGTGGGACCCGACGGCCGGACGACCCTGGTCCTGCGGGACAGCGGTCACCTGCTCGCGGCGCGCGAGCGGGGCACGGACGGCCTGTGGGGTCCGTGGCGGACGCTCGGCGGCGCCGACGTGCACGGCGACCCCGTGGCGGCGACCGACGCGACGGGCCGCGGCTATGTCTTCGCGAGCACGCCGAACACCGTCCTGGCGTGGGCGGCGCAGCGCCCCGGCGGCCCGCTGGCGGGTCCGGTGCGCACGGGTCTGCCGCCGACGACGCTGGCGCTGAGCGCGAGCCCGGCGCCGGGCGGCGAGGGCGTACGGCTCTGGTTCCGCAAGCCGGCCTCCAACGACCTGCGGACCGCCGACTTCACGGGCGGGGGCCTGATGTCCCCGATGCGCGAGCTGGCGGGCGGCGTCGCGGGCTTCGGCCCGGTCAGCGGGTCGATGGGCGGGTCCACCGGCGGTTCGGTGGGCGGGTCCAGGGGCAGCGCCTCGGTGGACGGCGACGGCATGCTCGCGGTCCGCTCCCGGACGGGCGTCCTGGCGACGGCCCCGCT
- a CDS encoding bifunctional [glutamine synthetase] adenylyltransferase/[glutamine synthetase]-adenylyl-L-tyrosine phosphorylase: MTVPGRRSSTFSRLLRHGFTDPSGAERLLDLPELSALRGDAVLLDALGATADPDLALRGLVRLVEAQPETERQTLTATLLSAKPFRDRLLGVLGASEALADHLARHPRDWESLVTYEAADLHPGVAEFERGLAEATDAVSLRVAYRRCLLAIAARDVCGTTDVAQAAAELADLATATLRAALAIARTAAPADAAQCRLAVIAMGKCGGHELNYVSDVDVIFVGEPTEGADEGKAIQAATRLASHLMRICSETTVEGTIWPVDANLRPEGRNGPLVRTLSSHLAYYQRWAKTWEFQALLKARAVAGDPDLGAQYIDAVSPLVWQAAERENFVPDVQKMRRRVVDNIPAAQVERELKLGPGGLRDVEFAVQLLQLVHGRSDATLHSGKTLDALAALASGGYIGRADSAQLDEAYRFLRGMEHRIQLYRLRRTHLVPEDEADLRRLGRSLGMRTDPVAELNKEWKRHASVVRRLHEKLFYRPLLDAVAQLAPGEIRLSPKAAGQRLEALGYQDPAAALRHLEALASGVSRKAAIQRTLLPVLLGWFADSADPDAGLLGFRKVSDALGKTPWYLRLLRDEGAAAENLARVLSAGRLAPDLLLRAPEAVAILGDPEGLKPRGRDHLEQEVLAAVGRADDAEQAVAAARGVRRRELFRTAAADLIGSYGTEDNPRETDPGALVDRVGEAVTDLNAATIAGALRAAVRAEWGDELPTRFAVIGMGRFGGHELGYGSDADVLFVHEPREGVDDQEAARAANRVVAEMRRLLQLPTADPPLLIDADLRPEGKSGPLVRTLKSYEAYYRRWSLVWESQALLRAEPMAGDLDLADRFIELVDPLRYPAEGLGEDAVREIRRLKARMESERLPRGADPTLHAKLGRGGLSDVEWTVQLLQMRHGWAEPGLRTTRTREALRAAHAVGLIPTDEAQTLDEAWVLATRVRNAVMLVRGRPGDTFPSDPRELAAVGRNLGYESGHVGEMVDDYRRITRRARAIVEELFYGA; encoded by the coding sequence ATGACGGTGCCGGGGCGCAGGAGCAGTACATTCTCTCGTCTGCTGCGACACGGATTCACCGATCCCTCGGGAGCCGAACGCCTCCTCGATCTCCCGGAGCTGTCCGCCCTCCGCGGCGACGCCGTCCTCCTCGACGCCCTCGGCGCCACCGCCGACCCCGACCTCGCCCTCCGCGGCCTGGTCCGGCTCGTCGAGGCGCAGCCCGAGACCGAGCGGCAGACCCTCACCGCCACCCTGCTGTCCGCCAAGCCCTTCCGGGACCGGCTCCTCGGGGTGCTCGGCGCCTCCGAGGCGCTCGCCGACCACCTGGCCCGGCACCCCCGCGACTGGGAGTCCCTCGTCACGTACGAGGCGGCCGACCTGCACCCGGGCGTCGCCGAGTTCGAGCGGGGCCTGGCCGAGGCCACCGACGCCGTCTCGCTGCGGGTCGCCTACCGCCGCTGCCTGCTCGCCATAGCGGCCCGGGACGTGTGCGGCACCACCGACGTCGCCCAGGCGGCCGCCGAGCTCGCCGACCTGGCGACGGCGACCCTGCGCGCCGCGCTCGCCATCGCGCGTACGGCCGCGCCCGCCGACGCCGCCCAGTGCCGGCTCGCCGTCATCGCGATGGGCAAGTGCGGCGGTCACGAGCTCAACTACGTCTCCGACGTGGACGTGATCTTCGTGGGGGAGCCCACCGAGGGCGCCGACGAGGGCAAGGCGATCCAGGCCGCGACCCGGCTCGCCTCGCACCTCATGCGGATCTGCTCCGAGACCACCGTCGAGGGCACCATCTGGCCGGTCGACGCCAACCTCCGCCCCGAGGGCCGCAACGGCCCCCTCGTCCGCACCCTCTCCTCCCACCTCGCCTATTACCAGCGCTGGGCGAAGACCTGGGAGTTCCAGGCCCTTCTGAAGGCGCGCGCGGTCGCCGGCGACCCGGACCTCGGCGCCCAGTACATCGACGCCGTCTCCCCGCTCGTCTGGCAGGCCGCCGAGCGCGAGAACTTCGTCCCCGACGTGCAGAAGATGCGTCGCCGGGTCGTCGACAACATCCCCGCCGCCCAGGTCGAGCGCGAGCTCAAGCTCGGCCCCGGCGGCCTGCGGGACGTCGAGTTCGCCGTCCAGCTCCTCCAGCTCGTGCACGGCCGCAGCGACGCCACGCTGCACAGCGGCAAGACCCTGGACGCGCTCGCCGCGCTCGCTTCCGGCGGCTACATCGGCCGGGCGGACTCGGCCCAGCTCGACGAGGCGTACCGCTTCCTGCGGGGCATGGAGCACCGCATCCAGTTGTACCGGCTGCGCCGCACCCACCTCGTCCCCGAGGACGAGGCCGACCTGCGCCGCCTCGGCCGCTCCCTCGGCATGCGCACCGACCCGGTCGCCGAGCTCAACAAGGAGTGGAAGCGGCACGCGTCCGTCGTCCGCCGCCTCCACGAGAAGCTCTTCTACCGGCCGCTGCTCGACGCGGTCGCCCAGCTCGCCCCCGGCGAGATCCGGCTCAGCCCGAAGGCGGCCGGACAGCGCCTCGAAGCGCTCGGCTACCAGGACCCGGCCGCCGCCCTGCGCCACCTGGAGGCGCTGGCCTCCGGGGTGAGCCGCAAGGCCGCGATCCAGCGGACGCTGCTGCCCGTGCTGCTCGGCTGGTTCGCCGACTCGGCCGACCCGGACGCCGGCCTCCTCGGCTTCCGCAAGGTCTCGGACGCCCTCGGCAAGACCCCCTGGTACCTCCGGCTCCTCCGGGACGAGGGCGCCGCCGCCGAGAACCTCGCCCGGGTGCTCTCCGCCGGCCGCCTCGCCCCCGACCTGCTGCTGCGCGCCCCCGAGGCGGTCGCCATCCTCGGCGACCCGGAGGGGCTGAAGCCGCGCGGCCGGGACCACCTGGAGCAGGAGGTCCTGGCGGCGGTGGGCCGCGCGGACGACGCCGAGCAGGCCGTCGCGGCGGCCCGCGGGGTCCGTCGCAGGGAGCTGTTCCGTACCGCCGCGGCCGACCTCATCGGCTCGTACGGCACCGAGGACAACCCCCGCGAGACCGACCCCGGCGCCCTCGTCGACCGGGTGGGCGAGGCCGTCACCGACCTCAACGCGGCGACGATCGCCGGCGCCCTGCGGGCCGCCGTCCGCGCCGAGTGGGGCGACGAGCTGCCGACCCGCTTCGCGGTCATCGGCATGGGCCGCTTCGGCGGCCACGAGCTCGGATACGGCTCCGACGCCGACGTGCTGTTCGTGCACGAGCCGCGCGAGGGCGTCGACGACCAGGAGGCGGCCCGGGCCGCGAACCGGGTGGTCGCGGAGATGCGGAGGCTGCTCCAGCTCCCTACGGCCGACCCACCTCTGCTCATTGACGCGGACCTGCGGCCCGAGGGCAAGAGCGGCCCCCTGGTCCGCACCCTGAAGTCGTACGAGGCCTACTACCGCCGCTGGTCGCTCGTCTGGGAGAGCCAGGCCCTGCTGCGCGCCGAGCCCATGGCGGGCGACCTGGACCTGGCCGACCGGTTCATCGAGCTCGTCGACCCGCTGCGCTACCCCGCCGAGGGCCTCGGCGAGGACGCGGTCCGCGAGATCCGCCGGCTCAAGGCCCGGATGGAGTCCGAGCGGCTGCCGCGCGGCGCCGACCCGACGCTCCACGCCAAGCTGGGGCGCGGCGGTCTGAGCGACGTCGAGTGGACGGTCCAGCTGCTCCAGATGCGGCACGGCTGGGCGGAACCGGGGCTGCGGACGACCCGTACCCGCGAGGCGCTCCGGGCCGCGCACGCGGTGGGCCTGATCCCGACGGACGAGGCGCAGACCCTCGACGAGGCCTGGGTCCTCGCCACCCGGGTCCGCAACGCGGTGATGCTGGTCCGCGGCCGCCCCGGCGACACCTTCCCCTCGGATCCGCGCGAGCTCGCGGCGGTCGGCCGGAACCTGGGGTACGAGTCCGGTCACGTCGGCGAGATGGTCGACGACTACCGCCGCATCACGCGCCGCGCCCGGGCCATCGTCGAGGAGCTCTTCTACGGGGCGTAG
- a CDS encoding phosphatase PAP2 family protein, with protein MGETTVKSLDDRTTPSSPTVADGRLARLRARVPRRPTIWFEILLIAVSYWTYSLIRNAVPEQKAQALQNADWILRAEESLGLAFEHAVNHAVNSVTWLIVSMNYYYATLHFVVTIGVLVWLYRWQPGRYAAFRTVLFATTGVALVGYYLYPLAPPRLMPGQNFIDTVLVHETWGSMASGNLKHVSNQYAAMPSMHIGWSLWCGVTIFLLAKAPWAKILGLLYPTATLVVIVATANHFWLDAVGGVICLGFGFLVSYFWYGSKPHRLPKLVEPAVTVARGGPRPASEDGEHGDRGAGEDTDAERPVGSRR; from the coding sequence ATGGGTGAAACGACCGTGAAGAGTTTGGACGACCGGACGACCCCGTCGTCACCCACCGTGGCCGACGGCAGGTTGGCGCGCCTGCGCGCCCGCGTGCCGCGGCGCCCCACGATCTGGTTCGAGATCCTGCTCATCGCGGTGAGTTACTGGACGTACTCGCTCATCCGCAACGCGGTGCCGGAGCAGAAGGCCCAGGCGCTGCAGAACGCCGACTGGATCCTGCGGGCCGAGGAGTCCCTCGGCCTCGCCTTCGAGCACGCCGTCAACCACGCCGTGAACTCGGTGACCTGGCTGATCGTCTCGATGAACTACTACTACGCGACGCTGCACTTCGTCGTGACCATCGGTGTGCTCGTGTGGCTGTACCGATGGCAGCCGGGCCGTTACGCGGCGTTCCGTACGGTGCTGTTCGCCACCACCGGTGTGGCTTTGGTCGGTTACTACCTGTACCCGCTCGCGCCGCCGCGGCTCATGCCCGGCCAGAACTTCATCGACACGGTCCTCGTCCACGAGACCTGGGGCTCGATGGCCTCGGGCAATCTGAAGCACGTGTCGAACCAGTACGCGGCGATGCCGTCGATGCACATCGGCTGGTCGCTCTGGTGCGGCGTGACGATCTTCCTCCTCGCCAAGGCGCCCTGGGCGAAGATCCTGGGCCTGCTCTACCCGACGGCCACGCTCGTCGTGATCGTCGCGACCGCCAACCACTTCTGGCTGGACGCGGTCGGCGGCGTGATCTGCCTGGGCTTCGGCTTCCTCGTCTCGTACTTCTGGTACGGCTCCAAGCCGCACCGGCTGCCCAAGCTGGTGGAACCGGCCGTGACCGTGGCCCGGGGCGGTCCGCGCCCCGCGTCGGAGGACGGGGAGCACGGGGACCGCGGGGCGGGCGAGGACACGGACGCGGAGCGTCCGGTCGGTTCCCGCAGATAA
- a CDS encoding LacI family DNA-binding transcriptional regulator, translated as MTARLADIATQAGVSEATVSRVLNGKPGVATATRESVLAALDVLGYERPVRLRQRSAGLVGLITPELDNPIFPALAQVIGQALTRQGYTPVLATQTPGGSTEDELTDMLVERGVAGIIFVSGLHADTTADMTRYDQLRGKGVPYVLLNGFSPKVQAPFVSPDDRAAMRLAVTHLAALGHTRIGLAVGPKRFVPVLRKIEGFQKGMEERLGLAPEESEALIQHSLYTLEGGQAAAGALISRGCTAVVCASDMMALGAIRAARQQGLDVPRDVSVVGFDDSPLIAFTDPPLTTIRQPVQAMGQAAVRALLEEVGGTPAPHSEFVFMPELVVRGSTASAPSPS; from the coding sequence ATGACCGCGCGGCTTGCCGACATCGCAACCCAGGCGGGGGTCAGTGAAGCCACAGTCAGCCGCGTGCTCAACGGCAAGCCCGGTGTGGCCACCGCCACCCGCGAGTCCGTGCTTGCCGCGCTCGACGTGCTCGGCTACGAGCGGCCCGTACGCCTGCGTCAGCGCAGCGCCGGGCTCGTCGGCCTGATCACCCCCGAGCTGGACAACCCGATCTTCCCCGCGCTCGCGCAGGTCATCGGGCAGGCCCTGACCCGGCAGGGGTACACGCCGGTCCTCGCCACCCAGACCCCCGGCGGGTCCACCGAGGACGAGCTCACCGACATGCTGGTGGAGCGCGGTGTCGCCGGCATCATCTTCGTCTCCGGACTGCACGCCGACACCACCGCCGACATGACGCGCTACGACCAGCTGCGCGGCAAGGGCGTCCCGTACGTCCTCCTCAACGGCTTCTCCCCCAAGGTCCAGGCGCCCTTCGTGTCGCCCGACGACCGGGCGGCGATGCGGCTCGCGGTGACGCACCTCGCCGCGCTCGGCCACACCCGGATCGGGCTCGCCGTCGGTCCCAAGCGGTTCGTGCCGGTGCTGCGCAAGATCGAGGGCTTCCAGAAGGGCATGGAGGAGCGGCTCGGCCTCGCCCCCGAGGAGTCCGAGGCGCTGATCCAGCACTCCCTCTACACCCTGGAGGGCGGCCAGGCCGCGGCCGGTGCGCTGATCTCCCGCGGCTGCACGGCGGTCGTGTGTGCGAGCGACATGATGGCGCTCGGCGCGATCCGGGCGGCCCGGCAGCAGGGACTCGACGTGCCCAGGGACGTCTCCGTCGTCGGCTTCGACGACTCCCCCCTCATAGCCTTCACGGATCCGCCGCTGACCACCATCCGGCAGCCCGTGCAGGCGATGGGACAGGCCGCGGTCCGCGCGCTGCTCGAAGAGGTCGGGGGCACCCCGGCACCGCACTCCGAGTTCGTCTTCATGCCTGAACTGGTCGTTCGCGGTTCGACCGCCTCGGCGCCGTCCCCTTCCTGA
- a CDS encoding extracellular solute-binding protein, protein MRRGIAATALVAALGVTLAACGSDSGSDGGGAKGSGELSGTVTWWDTSTVGSEDKVFKKVAEDFKKKHPKVTVKYVNVPFGEAQNKFKNAAQSGSGAPDVIRSEVAWTPEFADLGYLAPLDGTPALKNADDFLDQASASTQYKGKTYGVPQVIDSMGIFYNKKIFQDAGVEVPKTIGELKTVAAKIKEKTGKTGLYLRGDDAYWFLSFLYGEGGNLVDAEKKTVTVDNAAGVKGFKVVKDLVDSGAAKTDATDGWNNMQTAFKDGKVAMMINGPWAVADTYAGKEFKDKANLGIAPVPAGSAGQGAPQGGHNLAVYAGSKNLDASYAFAEYMTSVETQATVAKELSLLPTRESVYIKPDVATNEMIGFFKPVVEKAVERPWIPETGSLFAPLVTEYTKVLTGQTSPDAGAKATGDAYRKLLKDWK, encoded by the coding sequence ATGCGGCGTGGCATAGCGGCCACCGCGCTGGTCGCGGCCCTGGGCGTGACCCTGGCGGCGTGCGGTAGTGACAGCGGTTCGGACGGCGGCGGCGCGAAGGGCTCGGGCGAGCTCTCCGGCACCGTGACCTGGTGGGACACGTCCACGGTCGGCTCCGAGGACAAGGTCTTCAAGAAGGTCGCCGAGGACTTCAAGAAGAAGCACCCCAAGGTCACCGTCAAGTATGTGAACGTGCCCTTCGGTGAGGCGCAGAACAAGTTCAAGAACGCAGCCCAGTCCGGCTCCGGCGCGCCCGACGTCATCCGCTCCGAGGTCGCCTGGACCCCCGAGTTCGCGGACCTCGGCTACCTCGCCCCGCTGGACGGCACCCCGGCCCTCAAGAACGCGGACGACTTCCTGGACCAGGCCTCGGCCTCGACCCAGTACAAGGGCAAGACCTACGGCGTGCCGCAGGTCATCGACTCCATGGGCATCTTCTACAACAAGAAGATCTTCCAGGACGCCGGCGTCGAGGTCCCCAAGACGATCGGCGAGCTCAAGACCGTCGCCGCCAAGATCAAGGAGAAGACCGGCAAGACCGGCCTGTACCTCCGCGGCGACGACGCGTACTGGTTCCTCTCCTTCCTGTACGGCGAGGGCGGCAACCTCGTCGACGCCGAGAAGAAGACGGTCACCGTCGACAACGCGGCCGGCGTGAAGGGCTTCAAGGTCGTCAAGGACCTGGTCGACTCCGGCGCCGCCAAGACCGACGCCACCGACGGCTGGAACAACATGCAGACGGCCTTCAAGGACGGCAAGGTCGCCATGATGATCAACGGCCCGTGGGCCGTCGCCGACACCTACGCCGGCAAGGAGTTCAAGGACAAGGCGAACCTGGGCATCGCCCCGGTCCCCGCCGGTTCGGCCGGCCAGGGTGCCCCGCAGGGCGGTCACAACCTCGCCGTCTACGCGGGCTCCAAGAACCTCGACGCGTCCTACGCCTTCGCCGAGTACATGACCTCGGTCGAGACCCAGGCCACCGTCGCCAAGGAGCTCAGCCTGCTCCCGACCCGTGAGTCCGTCTACATCAAGCCGGACGTCGCGACCAACGAGATGATCGGCTTCTTCAAGCCGGTCGTCGAGAAGGCCGTCGAGCGCCCCTGGATCCCGGAGACCGGCAGCCTCTTCGCGCCGCTCGTCACCGAGTACACCAAGGTCCTCACCGGCCAGACCTCCCCGGACGCGGGCGCCAAGGCGACGGGTGACGCCTACCGCAAGCTCCTGAAGGACTGGAAGTAG
- a CDS encoding carbohydrate ABC transporter permease produces MAVDTPSQSVAKAAGDSVARGRSRGTGKPRGAAKRSLSTHWYAWAMVAPVIVVIAVIIGYPLIRGIYLSLTDANERNVARSIGVNEIPATYEFVGLDNYTEALTGSQFLATLGWTLVWTVSCVALTFALGLALANILNRKIAGRSAYRLMLILPWAVPGFVSVFAWRFLYNQDNGLLNKILAGGGIDAVPWLNDPTWAKFSVILVNVWLGVPFMMVALLGGLQSIPSEMYEAAEMDGANAWQRFRHITMPGLRSVSTTVILLSTIWTFNMFPVIFLLTRGGPGEATQILVTQAYKFSFEVSPRDFAQSSTWGVLILVLLMLFAAVYRRVLRKQGEVW; encoded by the coding sequence ATGGCTGTGGACACCCCCAGCCAGTCGGTGGCGAAGGCCGCGGGCGACAGTGTCGCCCGCGGCCGGAGCCGCGGGACTGGTAAGCCGCGGGGCGCGGCGAAGCGCTCACTCTCCACCCACTGGTACGCCTGGGCGATGGTCGCCCCGGTGATCGTCGTGATCGCCGTGATCATCGGCTACCCGCTGATCCGCGGCATCTACCTGTCGCTGACGGACGCCAACGAGCGGAACGTCGCACGGTCGATCGGTGTCAACGAGATCCCGGCCACCTACGAGTTCGTGGGCCTGGACAACTACACCGAGGCGCTGACGGGCAGCCAGTTCCTCGCCACCCTGGGCTGGACGCTGGTGTGGACGGTGTCCTGCGTCGCGCTGACCTTCGCCCTCGGTCTCGCCCTCGCCAACATCCTCAACCGCAAGATCGCCGGCCGTTCCGCCTACCGCCTGATGCTGATCCTGCCGTGGGCGGTGCCCGGCTTCGTCTCCGTCTTCGCCTGGCGCTTCCTCTACAACCAGGACAACGGCCTGCTCAACAAGATCCTCGCGGGCGGCGGCATCGACGCCGTCCCGTGGCTGAACGACCCGACCTGGGCCAAGTTCTCGGTCATCCTCGTCAACGTCTGGCTCGGCGTCCCGTTCATGATGGTCGCCCTCCTCGGCGGGCTCCAGTCCATCCCGAGCGAGATGTACGAGGCCGCCGAGATGGACGGCGCCAACGCCTGGCAGCGCTTCCGGCACATCACCATGCCCGGGCTCCGCTCGGTGTCGACGACGGTGATCCTGCTCTCCACCATCTGGACCTTCAACATGTTCCCGGTGATCTTCCTGCTCACCCGGGGGGGTCCCGGCGAGGCCACCCAGATCCTCGTCACCCAGGCGTACAAGTTCTCCTTCGAGGTCAGCCCTCGGGACTTCGCCCAGTCGTCCACCTGGGGCGTCCTGATCCTGGTCCTCCTGATGCTCTTCGCCGCGGTCTACCGGCGAGTCCTCCGCAAGCAGGGAGAAGTCTGGTGA
- a CDS encoding sugar ABC transporter permease, with translation MTTTTPTRRVGTTTPAHRANTPVRGRRSPLASVALHLTLITASVIAVFPVLWVLLTSLKPAEFAITTDFVKETTLENYTNLLRDTPFLTWFGNSLLVASLTTVVGVFISATTGYAVSRFRFPGKRGLMWTLLITQMFPVAVLIVPIYNIMSSMGLLNEPAGLVITYLTIAVPFCAWMMKGFFDTIPREIDESGYVDGLTPFGTFWRLILPLAKPGIAVTAFYSFITAWGEVAYASAFMVGDENLTLAGGLQKFVNQYGAQWGPMAAASVLIAVPAALVFLFAQRHLVTGMSAGAVKG, from the coding sequence GTGACCACCACGACCCCCACCCGCCGGGTCGGCACCACGACCCCCGCCCACCGGGCCAACACCCCGGTCCGCGGCCGCCGCTCGCCGCTGGCCTCGGTCGCCCTGCACCTCACGCTGATCACGGCCTCCGTGATCGCCGTGTTCCCGGTGCTGTGGGTGCTCCTGACGTCCCTGAAGCCCGCCGAGTTCGCGATCACGACGGACTTCGTCAAGGAGACGACGCTCGAGAACTACACGAACCTCCTGAGGGACACCCCGTTCCTCACCTGGTTCGGCAACTCGCTGCTCGTCGCCTCCCTCACCACCGTCGTCGGCGTCTTCATCTCCGCCACCACGGGCTACGCCGTCAGCCGCTTCCGCTTCCCCGGCAAGCGCGGACTCATGTGGACCCTGCTCATCACGCAGATGTTCCCGGTCGCGGTCCTCATCGTGCCGATCTACAACATCATGTCGTCGATGGGCCTGCTCAACGAGCCGGCCGGCCTGGTCATCACGTACCTGACCATCGCCGTCCCGTTCTGCGCCTGGATGATGAAGGGCTTCTTCGACACCATCCCGCGCGAGATCGACGAGTCCGGCTACGTCGACGGGCTCACCCCGTTCGGCACCTTCTGGCGGCTCATCCTGCCGCTCGCCAAGCCGGGCATCGCGGTGACCGCGTTCTACTCCTTCATCACCGCCTGGGGCGAGGTCGCCTACGCCTCCGCGTTCATGGTCGGCGACGAGAACCTCACGCTCGCCGGCGGACTCCAGAAGTTCGTCAACCAGTACGGCGCCCAGTGGGGCCCGATGGCCGCGGCCTCCGTGCTCATCGCCGTCCCCGCCGCCCTGGTGTTCCTCTTCGCCCAGCGGCACCTCGTCACCGGCATGTCGGCCGGTGCCGTCAAGGGCTGA